A window of Diabrotica virgifera virgifera chromosome 9, PGI_DIABVI_V3a contains these coding sequences:
- the LOC114332823 gene encoding lipase 3-like — MQIYFSFIFISVCPLGVFLENVSRTQKLINTVTSNGYPIETHQIETEDDYILTAFRIPHGRNTTSSNNLPIILNHGMLGSADNYIWLGPQRSLAYILADAGYDVWLMNCRGTSYSRKHKSLSPNEKQFWDFSFHEIGVYDIPAVIDYILNATHQSSLYYVGHSQGCTTVFVMGSERPEYNEKIKLAIALAPGAIYKNFNEPWVLWLLKHIPIQEVQMLADELRLYQIPPPYFSEDDVADMATMFCVENKFLKKTCKINMELATRSKVDSVEEEDIPSILSTLVNTISVKQGFHYGQLILSGNFQNYDYGPTTNQEKYNSSSPPLYNFQNITYATALFSGKTDNLVTPQDARLLAKQLPNLVHYSSVPLPQFSHVDFIISKNSKNLIYKPILKLLDRFKNK; from the exons aTTAACACGGTTACCTCAAATGGCTACCCAATTGAAACTCACCAAATAGAAACCGAAGACGACTACATTTTAACAGCATTCAGGATACCACATGGCCGAAATACCACATCTTCTAACAATCTTCCGATTATACTTAACCATGGAATGTTGGGATCAGCAGACAACTATATTTGGCTAGGACCCCAGCGATCCTTAGCCTATATTTTGGCAGATGCGGGATATGATGTATGGTTAATGAATTGTAGGGGAACATCTTATAGTAGAAAACATAAAAGTCTGAGTCCGAACGAGAAACAATTTTGGGATTTTTC ATTCCACGAAATAGGTGTTTATGACATACCAGCTGTAATTGACTATATTCTAAATGCTACACACCAAAGCAGCCTGTATTATGTAGGCCATTCACAAGGATGTACCACAGTTTTTGTCATGGGCTCGGAAAGACCtgaatataatgaaaaaattaagcttgctattgctttggCTCCAGGAGcaatatacaaaaattttaacGAACCTTGGGTGCTGTGGTTACTCAAGCATATTCCAATACAGGAAGTACAG ATGTTAGCTGATGAACTTCGATTGTATCAAATCCCTCCACCATATTTTTCTGAAGATGATGTAGCAGACATGGCAACAATGTTCTGTGTAGAAAATAAGTTTCTAAAGAAAACCTGTAAAATTAACATGGAATTGGCGACTAGATCGAAGGTGGACAGTGTAGAGGAG gagGACATACCATCCATATTAAGTACATTGGTTAACACAATCTCTGTAAAGCAGGGTTTCCATTATGGTCAGTTGATCCTCTCAG gaaatttCCAAAATTACGACTATGGGCCAACGACTAACCAAGAGAAATATAATTCAAGTTCCCCTCCGTTatacaattttcaaaacataACGTACGCAACTGCTCTATTTTCTGGGAAAACTGATAACTTAGTCACACCTCAG gATGCCCGACTTTTAGCAAAGCAACTACCAAACCTAGTTCACTATTCATCAGTTCCTTTACCGCAATTTAGTCACGTGGACTTTATTATTAGTAAGAATAGTAAAAACCTTATATATAAACCAATTTTGAAACTATTagacagatttaaaaataaatga